The Mycolicibacterium cosmeticum sequence CCCGACCGTGAGGTGGCCACCCGGCTGAGCGCCCTGTACGGCACGGAGTCGGGAGAGGTGCTGTGGATGAGCCGGGAGAGCGCCGAGCTGGCCAAGTACGCGAGCAACGCGTTCCTGGCGGTGAAGCTGTCCTACACCAACGCCTTGGCTCAGTTGTGCACCGAGGTCGGCGCCGACGTCCGCGACGTGACGGGCTGTATGGGCGCCGATGACCGGATCGGCCCGCATTTCCTGCAGCCGGGCCCGGGGTGGGGCGGCTCCTGCCTGCCCAAGGACACTGCGGCGCTGTTGCACACCGGCCGGCGGCACGGCGTGGAGCTGCCCGAAGTCGCCGCCGCGCGGGCCACCAACGCCGCGCAGACCGATCGCATCCTGACCACGCTGACCCGGCATACCGGCCAACCGCTGGCCTCGATGCGGGTCACCGCCCTGGGACTGACGTTCAAGGCCGGCACCGGCGACGTGCGGGCCTCGCCCGCGCTGACGATCTGTGCGGCGCTGACCGCGGCGGGCACCGAGGTGGCCGGGCACGACCCGCGGCTCGACGTCATCGACACCGCGACGCTGCGCCGCAGCGCGATCACGGCGGTCACCGACCCCTACCTCGCGACGAAGGGCTCCGATGCCATCGTGGTACTCACCGAATGGCCGGAGTTCCGCGACCTGGATTGGGCGCGGATCGCCGAGAACGCGCCCGGTGCGGTGGTGGTCGACACCCGCAACCTGCTGGACGGCGCCGCGCTGGCGGGTACCGGCTTGACCTATCTGGGCAATGGCACCCCGTCAGGTTTCTGAGCGCCCGTCCCCGCCGGTGTGGTGCAGCCGCTCGTGCACCTTCTCCTGGTCCTCGACCTCGTTCTCTTCGATGTCCATGACGTCCTCGGTGGCCGCGGAGGTCGCGCTGATCAACTCGTCCAGCTTGATCAGGATCGCCCGGGTCTCCCTGTTGGTGGTGTGCTGCAGGATGAACAACATCGGCAGCGTCACCAGCGCCGCCGCGGTGTGGACGGCGATTTGCCAGTCGTGGCCGAAGCCGGTCACCGCGCCGACGACCAGATGGACCACGACGGCCGCGGCGACGATCAGCGCCGTCCACCGCGATCCCGCGATCCGGGACATCTGGGTGAGCAGCCTGGTCATCGGGTGGGGCTGCGGGGTACTCACTTGCATATCAGCCGTCCCAGGTCAAATCCCGCAACTGCGTTTGAACCCTGGCAACAGCAGGGTATGACACCGCCATGGCATGGTCAGGCCATCATCGGGCCGAGGATGATGAATACGGCGGCGTACACGCCGGCAACGATCAACAGCAGAGCGCCCACCGCGATGGCCACCGCCACGAGGATGCGGCGACGCGTCCCGGGCTCGATCTTGAACATGTCATCCGAGTACCCGCAGGGCTTTCGGAACACACGCGTGTCGGGTGGCCCAGTGCAATCAATTGATACGGCAACGACGTGGGGTAGCCTCCGTGCAGATACCCCGGGAGGTCAGATGACTGGGATTAACGGCGACGACGGCGTGCCGGCCTCCGGCGACCGGTCTGTCGAGATTCGGGTGGCCGCGCGGCTGGAGAACCTGGCGGTGCTGCGCACGTTGGTCGCGGCGGCCGCGACGTTCGAGGATCTCGACATCGATTCCGTCGCCGACCTGCGCCTGGCCGTCGACGAGGCGTGTACCCGGTTGATCCGGTCGGCCGCGCCGGACTCCGTCCTGGTGGTCCAGATCGACCCCGGCGACGACGCCGTGAAGGTCCACGCGTCGACGACCTGCCAGGGCGACGACGCCATCGTCGCGCCGGACAGCTTCAGCTGGCACGTGCTGCGTTCGCTGGTCTCCGACGTCCGGACCTTCGGGGATGGTCAGCATGCCGGCGCCGGGCGCCTGGTCGGGATCTCGTTGACCGCGAAGCGAGTGGGCCTGCTGCAGTGACCTCGGAATACACGGACGTCATCGACATGTTCCGTGAACTCCGCGCGCTACCTGAGGACTCCACTCAGTTCGCACGGCAACGTGAACGCATCGTCGAGCGCTGTCTCCCCCTGGCCGACCACATCGCGCGCCGCTTCGGTGGCCGCGGTGAATCCCACGAGGACCTGGTCCAGGTCGCGCGGATGGGTCTGGTGAATGCCGTCAACCGCTTCGACGACACGGCGGGATCGGATTTCGCGTCCTTCGCGGTTCCCACCGTGATGGGCGAGGTCCGCCGGCACTTCCGTGACAACGGCTGGTCGGTCAAGGTGCCGCGGCGGCTCAAAGAACTGCACGTCCGGATCGGCAGTGTCACCGCCGACATGTCCCAACGGCTGGGCCGCGCCCCGAACGCCACCGAACTGGCCGCCGAGCTGGAGATCGACCGTGAGGAAGTGGTCGAGGCGCTGGTCGCCGGCAGTTCGTACAACACCTTGTCGATCGACAGCGGGACCGGCGGCGACGACGAGGCGCCGTCCATCGGCGACACGCTGGGCAGTGACGACCTCGCGCTCGAGCAGGTCGAGAACAGGGAGTCGCTCCGTCCGCTGTTGGACGCCCTGCCCGAGCGGGAACGCACCGTGCTGGTGCTGCGGTTCTTCGAGAACATGACGCAGACCCAGATCGCCGAGCGCATCGGGGTGTCGCAGATGCACGTGTCGCGGCTGTTGGCGAAGTCCCTAGCGCGCCTTCGCGACGATCTGAAGTAGGTCCGACGGATCGCGTTGCAGCCGCAGCAGCGCCGATGCCACGGACTCTTCGATCGGCAGCACCGCATCGGGGTCGCAGAT is a genomic window containing:
- a CDS encoding SigB/SigF/SigG family RNA polymerase sigma factor, whose amino-acid sequence is MFRELRALPEDSTQFARQRERIVERCLPLADHIARRFGGRGESHEDLVQVARMGLVNAVNRFDDTAGSDFASFAVPTVMGEVRRHFRDNGWSVKVPRRLKELHVRIGSVTADMSQRLGRAPNATELAAELEIDREEVVEALVAGSSYNTLSIDSGTGGDDEAPSIGDTLGSDDLALEQVENRESLRPLLDALPERERTVLVLRFFENMTQTQIAERIGVSQMHVSRLLAKSLARLRDDLK
- a CDS encoding ATP-binding protein; the encoded protein is MTGINGDDGVPASGDRSVEIRVAARLENLAVLRTLVAAAATFEDLDIDSVADLRLAVDEACTRLIRSAAPDSVLVVQIDPGDDAVKVHASTTCQGDDAIVAPDSFSWHVLRSLVSDVRTFGDGQHAGAGRLVGISLTAKRVGLLQ
- a CDS encoding UDP-glucose dehydrogenase family protein — encoded protein: MTAGVVGAGYVGLATAVCLARRGHHTVCVDTDTAKVDGLRTGACTLDEPGLPELLTAGLVAGTLEFSTDYRTLTGCDVVFVCVPTPSGAEGAADLGAVHTCLAELKRVLTAGAIVVIKSTVPVGTTRAAAEFLSDRAIHAVSNPEFLREGHAVTDAMHPDRIVIGTPDREVATRLSALYGTESGEVLWMSRESAELAKYASNAFLAVKLSYTNALAQLCTEVGADVRDVTGCMGADDRIGPHFLQPGPGWGGSCLPKDTAALLHTGRRHGVELPEVAAARATNAAQTDRILTTLTRHTGQPLASMRVTALGLTFKAGTGDVRASPALTICAALTAAGTEVAGHDPRLDVIDTATLRRSAITAVTDPYLATKGSDAIVVLTEWPEFRDLDWARIAENAPGAVVVDTRNLLDGAALAGTGLTYLGNGTPSGF
- a CDS encoding low affinity iron permease family protein translates to MTRLLTQMSRIAGSRWTALIVAAAVVVHLVVGAVTGFGHDWQIAVHTAAALVTLPMLFILQHTTNRETRAILIKLDELISATSAATEDVMDIEENEVEDQEKVHERLHHTGGDGRSET